One Sphingomonas sp. SUN039 genomic window carries:
- a CDS encoding glycosyltransferase family 2 protein, which translates to MKIAVLLPCYNEEAAIVQTVAGFRAALPTATIYVYDNNSSDRTVEVARAAGAIVRTERMQGKGNVVRRMFADIDADVYVMADGDATYEAAAAPALVARLVDEQLDMVVGARKSEVEEAYRRGHRLGNKLLTGMLTQVFGRSFTDILSGYRVFSRRFVKSFPVLSAGFEIETEISVHALELKMPTAEVVTAYAARPEGSVSKLSTYSDGWRILKTIAMLARFERPLAFFGFAGFVFALMAVFLSIPLVMTYLETGQVPRFPTAILATGLMILAFLNFFAGLILDTVVRGRREVRRLAYLQYPAPVADA; encoded by the coding sequence ATGAAAATCGCCGTCCTGCTCCCCTGCTATAACGAGGAAGCCGCGATCGTGCAGACGGTCGCGGGCTTTCGCGCCGCGCTGCCGACCGCAACGATCTACGTTTACGACAATAATTCGTCGGACCGCACCGTCGAAGTCGCCCGCGCCGCCGGAGCCATCGTCCGCACCGAACGGATGCAGGGCAAGGGCAATGTCGTGCGCCGCATGTTCGCCGATATCGACGCCGATGTGTACGTCATGGCCGATGGCGACGCGACCTATGAGGCCGCCGCTGCACCCGCGCTGGTCGCCCGGCTGGTCGACGAACAGCTCGACATGGTCGTCGGCGCGCGCAAGTCCGAAGTCGAGGAAGCGTATCGGCGCGGACACCGTCTCGGCAACAAGCTCCTCACCGGCATGTTGACCCAAGTCTTCGGGCGGAGTTTCACCGATATTTTATCGGGTTACCGCGTGTTCTCGCGACGATTTGTTAAAAGCTTCCCGGTGCTCTCGGCGGGCTTCGAAATCGAAACAGAAATCAGCGTCCATGCGCTCGAACTCAAAATGCCGACCGCCGAGGTGGTCACCGCTTACGCCGCGCGGCCCGAGGGGTCGGTGTCGAAGCTCAGCACCTACAGCGACGGCTGGCGCATCCTGAAAACGATCGCAATGCTCGCGCGGTTCGAACGCCCGCTGGCGTTCTTCGGCTTTGCCGGGTTCGTTTTCGCGCTGATGGCGGTGTTCCTGTCGATCCCGCTCGTCATGACCTATCTGGAAACAGGTCAGGTGCCGCGCTTCCCGACCGCCATCCTCGCCACCGGCCTGATGATTCTGGCTTTCCTCAATTTCTTCGCCGGACTCATCCTCGACACTGTCGTGCGTGGGCGGCGCGAAGTGCGGCGGCTGGCCTACCTCCAATATCCGGCACCGGTGGCGGACGCCTAG
- the tig gene encoding trigger factor, giving the protein MQIAETLNEGLKRAFMLTIPAKDIEAMVEAEVKKVAPQMRMPGFRPGKVPANLIRKMHGPALQQDALNSAIQDGVSKLVADNKFRPAMQPSVELTDGYEPGKDAEIKVALEILPDVPTPNIEGIKLDRLTVEPDEAAIDEQVNALVAQQKSFEDAPAKHKAATGDLVTMDYLGKVDGEPFDGGKGEDMSVEIGTGRLIPGFEDQLVGVKAGDEKQISVTFPEDYNAAYLAGKPATFDLVIKKVQTAKAATADDAFAKTLGLESLEQLRGLFKGQVEQELNGLTRTYMKRKLLDHLSETHSFDVPPSMVEAEFGQIWQQLEHEAGHEADPAAARAEMEKDRDDYRRIAERRVRLGLLLSEIGQAGGVEISQNEMNMLVNQAAQQYDPKDRERFVEYLRNEPMAQAQLRAPMYEDKVVDYLFSKAEITDRASTKAELEALIETEEGHVHGPGCGHDHIDEKPAKAKKAAAPKKAKAEESAPVEAEPKPAAKAKKAAAPKSVPSEVEGAEAAPAEKPAKKAPAKKKA; this is encoded by the coding sequence ATGCAGATTGCCGAAACGCTGAACGAGGGCCTCAAGCGCGCCTTCATGCTCACCATCCCCGCCAAGGATATCGAGGCGATGGTCGAAGCCGAGGTCAAGAAAGTCGCGCCGCAAATGCGGATGCCCGGCTTTCGCCCCGGCAAGGTGCCCGCGAACCTGATCCGCAAGATGCACGGGCCCGCGCTCCAGCAGGATGCGCTCAATTCGGCGATCCAGGACGGCGTTTCGAAGCTGGTTGCGGACAACAAGTTCCGCCCCGCGATGCAGCCTTCGGTCGAACTGACCGACGGCTATGAGCCCGGCAAGGATGCCGAGATCAAGGTCGCGCTGGAAATCCTGCCAGACGTTCCGACGCCCAATATCGAGGGGATCAAGCTCGACCGCCTGACCGTCGAGCCCGACGAAGCGGCAATCGACGAGCAGGTCAACGCGCTGGTCGCCCAGCAGAAGTCGTTCGAGGACGCGCCCGCCAAGCACAAGGCCGCGACCGGCGACCTCGTCACGATGGACTATCTCGGCAAGGTCGACGGCGAGCCCTTCGACGGCGGCAAGGGCGAAGACATGTCGGTCGAGATCGGCACGGGGCGTCTCATCCCCGGCTTCGAGGACCAGCTTGTCGGCGTGAAAGCCGGTGACGAGAAGCAGATTTCGGTGACCTTCCCCGAAGATTACAACGCCGCCTATCTCGCCGGAAAGCCCGCGACGTTCGATCTCGTCATCAAGAAGGTGCAGACGGCGAAGGCCGCGACCGCCGACGATGCGTTCGCCAAGACGCTCGGTCTCGAAAGCCTCGAGCAATTGCGCGGTTTGTTCAAGGGACAGGTCGAACAGGAACTCAACGGGCTGACCCGCACCTATATGAAGCGCAAGCTGCTCGACCATCTGTCGGAAACGCACAGCTTCGACGTGCCGCCGTCGATGGTCGAGGCCGAGTTCGGCCAGATCTGGCAGCAGCTCGAACATGAAGCGGGACACGAGGCCGATCCCGCCGCCGCGCGCGCCGAGATGGAGAAGGACCGCGACGATTACCGCCGCATCGCCGAGCGCCGCGTGCGTCTGGGCCTTTTGCTGTCCGAAATCGGCCAGGCGGGCGGGGTGGAGATCAGCCAGAACGAGATGAACATGCTCGTCAACCAGGCCGCGCAGCAGTACGACCCGAAGGACCGCGAGCGCTTCGTCGAATATCTCCGCAACGAGCCGATGGCACAGGCCCAGCTCCGCGCGCCGATGTACGAAGACAAGGTTGTCGATTATTTGTTCTCGAAGGCCGAAATCACCGACCGCGCGTCGACCAAGGCTGAGCTCGAAGCGCTGATCGAGACCGAGGAAGGCCATGTCCACGGCCCGGGCTGCGGACACGACCATATCGACGAAAAGCCTGCCAAGGCGAAGAAAGCTGCCGCACCCAAGAAGGCGAAAGCCGAGGAATCGGCACCGGTCGAGGCAGAGCCGAAGCCCGCAGCCAAGGCCAAGAAGGCAGCAGCGCCCAAGTCTGTCCCGAGCGAAGTCGAGGGGGCCGAAGCGGCGCCTGCTGAAAAGCCCGCAAAAAAGGCTCCGGCCAAAAAGAAGGCTTGA
- a CDS encoding M48 family metallopeptidase, whose protein sequence is MLWGAIALSLTAAAPPPVTVTPGYTPQDADERGLWMQVDEYERQFKTSNFVMRDAALNAYVRQVFCKTVGEAECKDVRIYVVRTPYFNASMAPNGMMQVWSGLFLRCRNEAQFAAVLGHEYTHYRNRHTVRQFRDIKNKTDAIGWLSVIPLGGAIAGGIALAQLGMIGSVFSNSREMEREADTGALPMLVKAGYDPSAASKVWGQILAEDAATAAERKRAKRREGGMFATHPQSIERQAELDKQAKALASPTATALNAAEYRAALAPWWADFIDDQIKLNDFGATELLLGQLADGNWTGELLYARGELYRSRGKPEDFKAAAGFYRDGLAKGAPVEGWRGLGVALLRSGDTPGGQAALRTYLEKKPDAKDKAMMAMMAGVTS, encoded by the coding sequence ATGCTTTGGGGAGCGATTGCTCTATCGCTTACAGCCGCCGCGCCGCCGCCCGTCACGGTGACACCGGGCTACACGCCCCAGGATGCCGACGAGCGCGGGCTGTGGATGCAGGTCGACGAGTACGAACGCCAGTTCAAGACGTCGAACTTCGTCATGCGCGATGCCGCGCTCAACGCCTATGTGCGGCAGGTGTTCTGCAAGACGGTGGGCGAGGCGGAGTGCAAGGACGTCCGCATCTATGTCGTCCGCACCCCCTATTTTAACGCAAGCATGGCGCCCAATGGCATGATGCAGGTCTGGTCGGGCCTGTTCCTGCGGTGCCGCAACGAGGCACAGTTCGCCGCCGTGCTGGGACACGAATATACCCATTACCGCAACCGCCACACGGTCCGGCAGTTCCGCGACATCAAGAACAAGACTGATGCCATTGGCTGGCTGTCGGTTATTCCGCTGGGCGGCGCGATTGCGGGCGGCATTGCGCTGGCACAACTCGGCATGATCGGTTCGGTGTTTTCCAACTCGCGCGAGATGGAACGCGAGGCGGACACCGGCGCACTGCCGATGCTGGTCAAGGCCGGGTACGACCCGTCGGCCGCGTCGAAAGTATGGGGCCAGATTCTCGCCGAGGACGCTGCCACCGCCGCCGAACGCAAGCGCGCCAAACGCCGCGAGGGCGGCATGTTCGCGACCCACCCGCAGAGCATCGAACGACAGGCCGAACTCGACAAGCAGGCAAAGGCGCTGGCTTCGCCGACCGCAACCGCGCTCAACGCTGCCGAATATCGCGCCGCGCTCGCCCCTTGGTGGGCCGATTTCATCGATGACCAGATCAAGCTCAACGATTTCGGCGCGACCGAATTGCTGCTGGGGCAGCTGGCCGACGGCAACTGGACCGGCGAACTGCTCTATGCCCGCGGCGAACTCTATCGCTCACGCGGCAAGCCGGAGGACTTCAAGGCTGCGGCGGGCTTTTACCGCGATGGGCTGGCCAAGGGTGCGCCGGTCGAAGGCTGGCGCGGTCTGGGTGTCGCGCTGCTCCGAAGCGGCGACACGCCCGGCGGGCAGGCGGCGCTCAGGACCTATCTCGAGAAAAAGCCCGATGCGAAGGACAAGGCGATGATGGCAATGATGGCCGGGGTGACGTCATGA
- the gatB gene encoding Asp-tRNA(Asn)/Glu-tRNA(Gln) amidotransferase subunit GatB yields MEQSSYRIKGATGDWEVVVGLEVHAQITSNAKLFSGASTAFGAEPNSQVSLVDAAMPGMLPVPNAECVKQAVRTGLAIGAEIHRWSRFDRKNYFYADLPQGYQISQLFHPIVGEGAITVTTDEGTKTIGVERIHIEQDAGKLMHDQHPTMSYVDLNRSGVALMEIVSKPDMRSPQEAGEYVRKLRQLVRYIGSCDGNMEQGSMRADVNVSVRKTGDVFGTRTETKNVNSVRFIQTVVEIEARRQVDVIEGGGTIVQETRLFDPDKGVTRSMRSKEDAHDYRYFPDPDLLPLVLTEDFVAECAASLPELPDTKRARFTDALGISAYNADVLTADVDTANWFETLLAEGVEGKAAANWVTGELFGALNRLGRDISDSPVSAAHAAELLKLVGDGTLSGSMAKTVFEKMLETGDGAGAIVEREGLKQTSDTGAIDAAIADILAANADKVAEYKGGKEALFGFFVGQTMKAMAGKANPKLVNERLRELLASA; encoded by the coding sequence ATGGAACAGAGCAGCTACCGCATCAAAGGGGCAACCGGCGACTGGGAAGTCGTCGTCGGCCTCGAAGTCCACGCCCAGATCACCTCGAACGCCAAGCTGTTCTCGGGCGCGTCGACCGCGTTCGGGGCGGAACCGAACTCGCAGGTGTCGCTCGTCGATGCGGCGATGCCGGGGATGTTGCCGGTGCCGAATGCCGAATGCGTGAAACAGGCCGTCCGTACCGGCCTGGCCATCGGGGCCGAAATTCACCGCTGGAGCCGGTTCGACCGCAAGAATTATTTCTACGCCGATCTGCCGCAGGGTTACCAGATTTCGCAGCTGTTCCACCCGATCGTCGGCGAGGGGGCGATCACCGTCACCACCGACGAAGGCACCAAGACCATCGGCGTCGAGCGCATCCATATCGAACAGGACGCGGGCAAGCTGATGCACGACCAGCATCCGACGATGTCCTATGTCGACCTCAATCGGTCGGGCGTGGCGCTGATGGAAATCGTGTCGAAACCCGACATGCGAAGCCCGCAAGAGGCCGGCGAATATGTCCGCAAGCTGCGCCAGCTGGTCCGCTATATCGGCAGCTGCGACGGCAATATGGAGCAGGGCTCGATGCGCGCCGACGTCAACGTCAGCGTCCGCAAGACCGGCGATGTATTCGGTACGCGGACAGAGACCAAGAACGTCAATTCGGTGCGCTTCATCCAGACCGTCGTCGAGATCGAGGCACGGCGTCAGGTCGACGTCATCGAAGGCGGCGGCACCATCGTACAGGAAACCCGGCTGTTCGACCCCGACAAGGGTGTCACCCGCAGCATGCGGTCGAAGGAAGACGCGCACGATTATCGCTATTTCCCCGATCCTGACCTGCTGCCGCTGGTGCTGACCGAGGATTTCGTCGCCGAATGCGCGGCGAGCCTGCCCGAATTGCCCGATACCAAGCGCGCGCGCTTTACCGACGCGCTCGGCATCTCCGCCTATAATGCCGACGTGCTGACGGCAGATGTCGACACCGCCAACTGGTTCGAAACACTGCTGGCCGAGGGCGTCGAAGGCAAAGCAGCGGCGAACTGGGTGACCGGTGAGCTGTTCGGTGCGCTCAACCGCCTCGGCCGCGACATATCCGACAGTCCGGTCAGCGCCGCGCATGCCGCCGAGCTGCTCAAGCTCGTCGGCGACGGCACTTTGTCGGGCAGCATGGCCAAGACCGTGTTCGAAAAGATGCTCGAGACCGGCGACGGGGCAGGGGCCATCGTCGAGCGCGAGGGGCTGAAACAGACCAGCGATACCGGCGCAATCGACGCCGCCATCGCGGACATCCTGGCGGCAAACGCCGACAAGGTCGCCGAATACAAGGGCGGCAAGGAAGCGCTGTTCGGCTTCTTCGTCGGCCAGACGATGAAGGCCATGGCAGGGAAGGCTAACCCAAAACTGGTCAATGAGCGGTTGCGGGAATTGCTCGCATCTGCCTAA
- a CDS encoding FkbM family methyltransferase — protein MGRLDHLILTLTDLRHLGLRFAWAALMRWRRPLPYAVAIEGVGDVWVRGRDSDLDTLRTVFIHRDYELPAAVQERLSTRYDAIRAAGKQPLIVDAGANTGMSALWFARLYPEAIILAVEPDPATLAMLDRNVERFPDIRVVRAAIGSEAGTVALEHGHASDATRTVRSDSGMQVTTFAELLASAPDAVPFIAKIDIEGFEADLFACNTGWIDDFYAIAVELHDWMLPGQRSSGSFQAAMAAHDGFEVFLKGENLIYVRLNA, from the coding sequence GTGGGCAGGCTCGATCATCTTATCCTGACGCTGACCGACCTGCGTCATCTCGGGCTGCGCTTCGCCTGGGCGGCACTGATGCGCTGGCGGCGGCCGTTGCCCTATGCCGTGGCCATCGAGGGTGTGGGCGATGTCTGGGTGCGCGGGCGCGACAGCGATCTGGACACGTTACGGACCGTTTTCATCCACCGCGATTACGAATTGCCCGCCGCCGTGCAGGAACGCCTTTCGACCCGCTACGACGCGATCCGGGCAGCAGGAAAACAGCCGCTGATCGTCGACGCGGGAGCAAACACCGGCATGTCCGCCTTGTGGTTTGCGCGCCTCTATCCCGAGGCGATCATCCTGGCGGTCGAGCCCGATCCGGCGACGCTCGCCATGCTTGACCGCAACGTCGAACGCTTTCCCGATATCCGCGTCGTCCGCGCGGCCATCGGCAGCGAGGCGGGGACCGTGGCGCTCGAACACGGCCATGCCTCCGACGCGACGCGCACGGTGCGCTCGGACAGCGGCATGCAGGTCACGACCTTTGCCGAACTGCTCGCCTCGGCCCCCGACGCCGTACCCTTCATCGCCAAAATCGATATCGAGGGATTCGAGGCCGATTTGTTCGCGTGCAACACAGGCTGGATCGACGATTTCTACGCCATCGCGGTCGAACTCCACGACTGGATGCTGCCGGGCCAGCGCAGCAGCGGCAGTTTCCAGGCCGCCATGGCCGCGCACGACGGTTTCGAGGTGTTCCTGAAGGGCGAGAACCTGATTTACGTCCGCCTGAACGCCTAA
- a CDS encoding type II toxin-antitoxin system VapC family toxin, producing the protein MILVDSNILIDILEQDPTWFGWSSERLDHAKTSDAAAITPVVVAEVGPKFPTLEQFNTMIGKMLLTVEPLTDEAAFAAGQAFREYRRGREGPKSVIADFLIGGQAAVSGATILTRDPVIYARFFPTVPLIAPV; encoded by the coding sequence TTGATTCTCGTCGATTCCAACATCCTTATCGACATTCTCGAGCAGGACCCGACGTGGTTCGGCTGGTCGTCCGAACGGCTCGATCACGCGAAAACCAGCGACGCAGCCGCGATAACGCCGGTTGTAGTGGCCGAAGTCGGACCCAAGTTCCCGACGCTCGAGCAATTTAATACGATGATCGGTAAAATGCTGCTTACCGTTGAGCCGCTCACGGACGAAGCGGCCTTTGCAGCAGGTCAGGCGTTCCGCGAATACCGCCGAGGTCGCGAAGGTCCCAAATCGGTCATCGCCGACTTCCTCATCGGCGGGCAGGCGGCAGTGTCGGGCGCGACGATCCTGACCCGCGATCCGGTCATTTACGCCCGCTTCTTTCCGACGGTGCCCTTGATTGCGCCCGTTTAA
- a CDS encoding AbrB/MazE/SpoVT family DNA-binding domain-containing protein codes for MPLANEQVSRVTSKGQVLLHKSVRERAGIAPGARVRVGTNDQGQAIVEPVDVWPTDPEERSRRIRAAIAEYAGKFATGTSTDEQMRELRGDREL; via the coding sequence ATGCCGCTCGCGAACGAACAGGTCAGCCGCGTCACTAGTAAAGGTCAGGTGCTGCTCCATAAGAGCGTGCGTGAACGGGCCGGGATTGCGCCGGGTGCGCGGGTCCGCGTGGGTACAAACGATCAAGGGCAAGCCATCGTCGAACCGGTCGATGTCTGGCCGACCGATCCCGAGGAACGGAGTCGCAGGATCCGGGCAGCGATTGCCGAGTATGCTGGCAAGTTCGCCACCGGCACTAGTACCGACGAGCAGATGCGCGAGCTGCGCGGCGACCGCGAACTTTGA
- the gatA gene encoding Asp-tRNA(Asn)/Glu-tRNA(Gln) amidotransferase subunit GatA — protein sequence MSEVTDLGIAAIRDGVRDGAFSAREVATAFIDKVAAAKALNAFLVETPDHALAAADAADAARTSGDLKPMSGVPIGMKDLFCTKGVATTAASDILGGFTPPYESTVSGKLWDAGAGMLGKLNMDQFAMGSSNETSAFGNVISPWRRSDGGNASLAPGGSSGGSSAAISARLCPGATGTDTGGSIRQPAAFTGISGIKPTYGRCSRWGVVAFASSLDQAGAMARDVRDCAIMLEAMAGFDAKDSTSLDLPVPDWEGGLNASLKGKRIGIPKEYRVDNMPAEIDALWERGIAWVKDAGAEVVEVSLPHTKYALPAYYIIAPAEASSNLARYDGVRYGLRDLPEGAGLQDMYAATRAAGFGPEVKRRIMIGTYVLSAGFYDAYFTQASKVRTLIARDFDEAWKSCDLLLTPTAPSAAFALGEKSADPLAMYLNDVFTVPSSLAGLPAMSVPGGLDAQGLPLGLQVIGKALDEQGVLNACLAIEQRAGFNARPEAWW from the coding sequence ATGTCCGAAGTTACCGACCTTGGTATAGCCGCTATCCGCGACGGTGTGCGCGACGGCGCATTTTCGGCGCGCGAAGTCGCGACCGCGTTTATCGACAAGGTCGCGGCGGCCAAGGCGCTGAACGCATTCCTCGTCGAGACTCCCGATCATGCGCTGGCGGCGGCGGACGCGGCGGATGCGGCGCGCACCTCGGGCGACCTCAAACCCATGTCGGGCGTCCCCATCGGGATGAAGGATCTGTTCTGCACCAAGGGTGTGGCGACGACAGCGGCGAGCGACATTCTCGGCGGCTTTACGCCCCCCTATGAATCGACCGTGTCGGGCAAGCTGTGGGACGCGGGCGCAGGGATGCTCGGCAAGCTCAACATGGACCAGTTCGCCATGGGATCGTCGAACGAGACCAGCGCGTTCGGCAATGTCATTTCGCCGTGGCGGCGCAGCGACGGCGGCAATGCATCGCTTGCGCCGGGCGGTTCGTCCGGTGGGTCGTCGGCCGCGATTTCAGCGCGGCTGTGTCCGGGCGCGACCGGCACCGATACCGGCGGCTCGATCCGCCAGCCTGCCGCCTTCACGGGCATTTCGGGCATCAAGCCCACTTACGGACGCTGCTCGCGCTGGGGCGTGGTCGCCTTCGCCTCCTCGCTTGATCAGGCGGGCGCAATGGCGCGCGACGTGCGCGACTGCGCGATCATGCTGGAGGCCATGGCAGGTTTCGATGCGAAGGATTCGACGTCGCTCGATCTGCCCGTGCCCGACTGGGAGGGCGGCCTGAACGCCAGTCTCAAGGGGAAGCGCATCGGCATTCCGAAGGAATACCGCGTCGATAACATGCCGGCCGAGATCGACGCCCTGTGGGAACGCGGCATTGCCTGGGTCAAGGATGCGGGCGCCGAAGTCGTCGAGGTCAGCCTGCCGCATACGAAATACGCGCTGCCTGCCTATTACATCATTGCCCCTGCCGAGGCGTCGTCGAACCTCGCCCGCTACGACGGCGTTCGATACGGCTTGCGCGACCTGCCCGAAGGGGCGGGGTTGCAGGACATGTACGCCGCCACCCGCGCCGCCGGGTTCGGACCGGAGGTCAAGCGCCGCATCATGATCGGGACTTATGTCCTGTCGGCAGGCTTTTACGACGCATATTTCACACAGGCTTCGAAAGTCCGCACGTTGATCGCGCGCGATTTCGACGAGGCGTGGAAGTCGTGCGACTTGCTGCTCACGCCGACCGCCCCCAGCGCCGCCTTCGCGCTTGGCGAAAAGAGCGCCGACCCGCTGGCGATGTACCTCAACGATGTGTTCACGGTGCCGAGTTCGCTCGCGGGTCTGCCGGCCATGTCGGTCCCCGGCGGGCTCGACGCGCAGGGCCTGCCGCTCGGGCTTCAGGTGATCGGCAAGGCGCTCGACGAACAGGGCGTGCTGAACGCCTGCCTCGCGATCGAGCAACGCGCGGGGTTCAATGCGCGGCCGGAGGCTTGGTGGTAA
- the gatC gene encoding Asp-tRNA(Asn)/Glu-tRNA(Gln) amidotransferase subunit GatC: MSVDSATVRKIASLARIAVTDDQVAAMVPELNNILGWIEQLGEVDTKDVAPMTAVIPNTLRLRDDIVSDGNVRDAVLANAPAPEHGFFGVPKVIE, translated from the coding sequence ATGTCAGTCGATAGCGCAACCGTCCGGAAAATCGCGTCGCTCGCGCGCATCGCCGTCACCGACGATCAGGTCGCGGCGATGGTGCCCGAGCTCAACAACATCCTCGGCTGGATCGAGCAACTCGGCGAAGTCGATACGAAGGATGTCGCGCCGATGACGGCGGTGATCCCCAACACGCTGCGCCTGCGCGACGATATCGTCTCCGACGGCAACGTGCGCGACGCCGTACTCGCCAATGCGCCCGCACCCGAACACGGGTTCTTCGGCGTGCCGAAAGTGATCGAATAA
- a CDS encoding DUF3089 domain-containing protein, which produces MARKFLYVVAFLTFLVILAGVVWALFSDRLIRMAFVPGAPFVVQGPMAANAYSDRAMWYAHPDAGPGNPAEWRPTGVAASPAARGASVFFVHPTSYLTRAAWNAPLDDQTSADLARTFIKGQASVFNGVGAIWAPRYRQATFGSFLTTKAEAQKALDAAYSDVALAFDAFVEQAPMDRPIILAGHSQGALHLTRLLREKVAGKPIATRIVAAYVIGWPVSVDTDIPAMGLPACATADQSGCILSWQSFAEPADTRQITDVYDATTGFDGRARKGTAMLCTNPLTGAPNMAADAKANLGAVIPTGDLKDGTLQVGTIPARCDARGFLLIGASPADIKSYVLPGNNYHVFDYSLFWSNIRADAARRLAAFAAKP; this is translated from the coding sequence ATGGCCCGCAAGTTTCTGTATGTCGTCGCGTTCCTGACGTTCCTCGTGATTCTCGCGGGGGTTGTCTGGGCATTGTTCAGCGACCGGCTGATCCGGATGGCCTTCGTGCCCGGTGCGCCGTTCGTCGTGCAGGGACCGATGGCAGCGAACGCCTATTCCGACCGCGCGATGTGGTACGCGCATCCCGATGCCGGCCCCGGCAATCCGGCGGAATGGCGGCCCACGGGAGTCGCGGCGAGTCCGGCAGCGCGCGGCGCATCGGTGTTTTTCGTCCACCCGACCAGCTATCTGACGCGCGCCGCGTGGAATGCGCCGCTCGACGACCAGACGTCGGCAGATCTGGCGCGCACTTTCATCAAGGGGCAGGCGAGCGTGTTCAACGGCGTCGGCGCGATCTGGGCCCCGCGATATCGTCAGGCGACGTTCGGATCGTTCCTGACCACCAAGGCGGAGGCGCAAAAGGCGCTCGATGCCGCGTACAGCGATGTCGCCCTCGCCTTCGATGCGTTCGTCGAACAGGCCCCGATGGACCGGCCGATCATCCTGGCGGGCCATAGTCAGGGCGCACTGCACCTGACACGGCTGCTGCGCGAGAAGGTCGCAGGCAAGCCGATCGCCACCCGGATCGTTGCAGCCTATGTCATCGGCTGGCCGGTGTCTGTTGACACCGACATCCCCGCGATGGGTCTGCCTGCGTGCGCGACCGCGGACCAGAGCGGATGCATCCTGTCGTGGCAGAGCTTCGCCGAACCCGCCGATACCAGGCAGATCACCGATGTGTACGACGCGACGACCGGCTTCGACGGTCGCGCGCGCAAGGGGACGGCGATGCTGTGCACCAACCCGCTGACCGGCGCACCGAATATGGCGGCGGACGCCAAGGCAAATCTCGGTGCGGTCATTCCCACCGGCGACCTGAAGGATGGCACCCTGCAGGTCGGCACCATCCCCGCGCGGTGCGATGCGCGCGGGTTTCTGCTGATCGGAGCATCGCCTGCGGACATCAAAAGCTATGTCCTGCCGGGCAATAATTACCATGTGTTCGACTATAGCCTGTTCTGGTCAAACATCCGTGCCGACGCGGCACGGCGGCTGGCGGCATTCGCTGCAAAACCTTGA
- a CDS encoding nucleotidyltransferase domain-containing protein codes for MAAVLPFSDEQARLLVNLRQRYEVWMAAEQTLSVMPYDLRRKLINGNYYLYEIFDRNGNGKSLGRWTDSAAEQLNGYREAKALEKERRDGSRALLDESARLYRALRLPLLSSDAGPILRETDRRQLLGSHLFVVGTNAMLAYSVEANGIIVAPDETEDFDLAWVSETPDDGERRVWDLLKAVDPTFTINSERDFQARNAKAYEVELLVAPSRATTLGPTDRPRPIPLPEQEWLLLGRPVDQVVGCRDGSPARIVAPDPRWFALHKLWMAAQSKRNPLKRPKDRKQGLALLDAIATAMPHYRLDTEFERALPDELKSHFSQWQDGRPTLPKPEW; via the coding sequence ATGGCTGCGGTCTTACCTTTTTCCGACGAGCAGGCCCGCCTGCTTGTAAACCTTCGTCAGCGTTACGAAGTGTGGATGGCCGCCGAGCAAACGCTGTCAGTGATGCCCTATGATCTGCGGCGCAAGCTCATCAACGGTAACTACTATCTGTATGAGATTTTTGACCGAAACGGCAACGGCAAGTCGTTAGGCCGCTGGACCGACTCTGCTGCGGAACAGCTCAATGGATACCGCGAAGCAAAAGCGCTTGAAAAGGAACGACGGGACGGTAGCCGCGCTCTGCTCGATGAAAGCGCGCGACTGTATCGGGCACTGAGGCTGCCCTTGCTGTCAAGCGACGCTGGCCCGATCCTGCGCGAGACAGATCGCCGCCAATTGCTCGGCTCCCACCTGTTCGTCGTCGGCACGAATGCTATGCTGGCCTATAGTGTCGAAGCTAACGGCATCATCGTTGCACCGGATGAAACCGAAGATTTCGACTTGGCCTGGGTATCGGAAACGCCTGACGATGGCGAACGTCGCGTTTGGGACCTGCTGAAAGCGGTCGATCCGACCTTTACGATCAACAGCGAGCGCGATTTTCAGGCACGGAATGCCAAGGCCTATGAGGTCGAGCTCCTGGTCGCTCCGTCGCGTGCCACCACGCTCGGGCCCACGGATCGACCAAGACCTATTCCGCTTCCCGAGCAGGAATGGCTCTTGCTCGGTCGGCCCGTCGATCAGGTCGTCGGCTGTCGCGACGGCTCACCTGCGCGCATTGTGGCGCCAGATCCGCGCTGGTTCGCACTTCACAAGCTCTGGATGGCGGCACAGTCAAAGCGCAATCCGCTTAAGCGTCCCAAGGATCGCAAACAGGGTTTGGCGCTTCTCGACGCGATCGCCACGGCAATGCCGCATTATCGGCTAGACACCGAATTCGAGAGGGCTCTGCCCGACGAATTGAAATCGCACTTTTCGCAATGGCAGGATGGCCGACCGACGCTTCCCAAGCCGGAATGGTAA